The following proteins are encoded in a genomic region of Pyrus communis chromosome 11, drPyrComm1.1, whole genome shotgun sequence:
- the LOC137708971 gene encoding uncharacterized mitochondrial protein AtMg00820-like — protein sequence MATPALTQPVQLIATPDLLASTPPSPRPDGAVQYSLPAVLMTSITALVEPTCFTKAYCLPEWCVTITKELNALLKNGMRSLVSLYPSQNMVGHKCVFKIKHYADDSIEWYKARLIAKSFHRQYGFDSHERFSPVARPTTIRMVFGLAVTHGRSI from the exons ATGGCTACACCAGCATTGACCCAACCTGTGCAGCTTATTGCTACTCCTGATCTGCTTGCATCTACGCCTCCATCACCACGACCTG ATGGTGCTGTGCAGTACTCGTTGCCTGCTGTTCTTATGACATCTATCACTGCCCTTGTTGAACCAACGTGTTTTACAAAAGCCTATTGTCTTCCTGAATGGTGTGTAACTATTACAAAGGAGTTAAATGCCTTACTGAAGAATGGTATGCGGTCTCTTGTTTCACTTTATCCCTCACAAAATATGGTTGGTCACAAATGCGTTTTCAAAATTAAGCATTATGCCGATGACTCTATTGAATGGTATAAAGCTCGTCTCATTGCTAAGAGCTTTCATCGTCAATATGGTTTTGATTCTCATGAGAGGTTCAGTCCTGTTGCCAGGCCTACCACTATTCGGATGGTTTTTGGTCTTGCAGTCACTCATGGTCGATCTATTTGA